The Ignavibacteriales bacterium genome has a window encoding:
- the ric gene encoding iron-sulfur cluster repair di-iron protein, whose translation MKQTTVRELVSEDFRSASVFEKHSIDFCCHGNVTLEEACAKSGISTKEIQQEIALLSSTEKTEGEDYNTWELDSLADYIVRTHHRFVKEAIPVTTAHLEKVVKKHGEHHPEVMRIQTWFQEVAEELIRHMAKEEIVLFPYIKTMVKHGHEGKMLDKPHFGTIANPIRMMEAEHEAAGNTLESIRRESKGFTLPADACATFQVTYEELKQFETDLHKHVHLENNILFPKAIDMERRLFALRQTT comes from the coding sequence ATGAAACAAACAACGGTAAGAGAACTCGTATCAGAAGATTTCCGGTCTGCGTCAGTTTTTGAAAAACATTCAATTGATTTCTGCTGTCATGGGAATGTCACACTCGAAGAAGCCTGCGCGAAGAGCGGAATTTCTACGAAAGAAATTCAACAGGAGATCGCACTTCTCTCATCCACAGAAAAAACTGAAGGAGAAGATTATAATACATGGGAACTGGACAGTCTGGCCGATTACATTGTCCGTACGCACCATCGTTTTGTGAAGGAAGCGATTCCTGTAACGACGGCTCATCTGGAAAAGGTTGTCAAGAAACATGGCGAACATCATCCTGAAGTGATGCGTATTCAAACTTGGTTTCAAGAAGTTGCAGAAGAGTTGATCAGGCATATGGCCAAAGAAGAAATAGTGCTTTTTCCCTATATAAAAACGATGGTGAAACATGGGCACGAAGGCAAGATGCTTGATAAGCCTCATTTTGGAACCATCGCAAATCCTATTCGGATGATGGAAGCCGAGCACGAAGCAGCAGGTAATACCTTGGAATCAATTCGTAGAGAAAGCAAAGGATTTACACTTCCAGCGGATGCGTGTGCGACATTCCAGGTAACGTATGAGGAATTAAAACAGTTCGAAACCGATCTGCATAAACATGTTCATCTCGAAAACAATATTCTCTTTCCAAAGGCTATTGACATGGAACGGCGTTTGTTTGCTCTCCGGCAGACTACTTGA
- a CDS encoding multidrug efflux RND transporter permease subunit translates to MIANTFIRRPITAIVISIVIVLVGLLSIFKLPVSQYPDITPPTVQISGSFNGADAQTVEQTVTTPIESQVNGTPGMAYMQGNSTSDGRTTINVTLNVGTNPDIAALDIQNRVGIATPQLPDDVKRLGLTTRKRSPSILMLVAIYSPNSTHGVTFVDNYTNIFIRDALLRVPGVGDIFTRADDFSMRVWLSPDRLAQRGLTTNDVISALAEQNLQIAAGSVGAPPQKDAQAFEYTVFTNSRLNSEEQFGNIIIRSNPREGSAVHLHDVARVQLGKFSYANNSFVDGKRASYLLVFQAPGSNALDVADGIYRAMEMLKKSFPKDVDYVVPFEAVSVVKVSIEEVVLTLIEALGLVVLVVFLFLQSWRATLIPVLAIPVSLIGTFAFFVPLGFTINTLTMFGFVLAIGIVVDDAIIVVEATQHYIDREKLSPKEATIKAMQDISGPVVAIALILAAVFIPVGFIPGIVGRLYQQFAITIAISVLISAFVALSLTPALCTLLLKPSRGNVKAKGLNKFFLRFNEWFERTTNSYTNSVKTWIRLGKYALILLAILYAGTAILFKTKATGFIPTEDEGRLYVTFELPEASSTTRSLEVLNTMMGILQETPGIGHFAALGGLNVVTFATKSNSGTIFVQLKHWDDRKERSLQLSSLIATLQQKFSAIKSANVIVISPPAIPGLGQTGGFTFELEQHESTDDIKQFEKTVQTFVAAANKRPELSRVFSFFSAHTPGYQVDVDREKCKKLGLSIADVYSTLQTYLGSRYVNDFTIYGRNFHVVAQADTSFRTNIQNLSKYYVKNASGMMIPLGTLISYKVVENAPLITHYNLFRTAEINGSAGEGYSSGQAIEALREVAADVLPAGYGYEFSGLSREEINAGSSTTTIFILSIVFVFLFLTALYESWSVPFAVLLAVPIGAFGAILTLTFLPHLSNNIYAQIGLITLIGLAAKNAILIVEFGKARVEKGMNLIDATLEAVKLRLRPILMTSMAFILGVSPLAFATGAGAQARSTIGWTVLGGMLAATMLAIFIVPVLFITITRIAYGKEELAKLEHQTKEHPEQLSHRE, encoded by the coding sequence ATGATCGCTAATACATTTATTCGAAGACCTATCACTGCAATTGTTATATCGATTGTCATTGTTCTTGTCGGGCTTCTTTCGATCTTCAAACTTCCCGTCAGCCAGTATCCGGATATTACACCGCCGACCGTTCAGATCTCCGGCTCGTTTAACGGCGCAGATGCACAAACCGTAGAACAAACTGTCACTACACCGATCGAATCGCAGGTCAACGGCACTCCCGGCATGGCATATATGCAGGGAAATAGTACAAGCGACGGCAGGACGACGATCAATGTCACATTGAATGTCGGTACCAATCCGGATATTGCGGCGCTCGATATTCAGAACCGTGTTGGAATTGCCACGCCGCAGCTCCCCGATGACGTCAAGCGACTCGGCCTGACGACAAGGAAACGCAGCCCAAGTATCCTCATGCTTGTCGCCATTTATTCGCCCAACAGTACGCACGGTGTCACGTTTGTCGATAACTATACCAATATCTTTATCCGCGATGCGTTGCTGCGGGTTCCCGGTGTCGGCGATATTTTTACGCGTGCCGATGATTTCAGCATGCGCGTCTGGCTCTCTCCCGACCGCCTGGCACAGCGTGGATTGACAACGAACGATGTTATTAGTGCTCTCGCAGAACAAAACCTGCAAATTGCTGCCGGTTCTGTCGGAGCTCCTCCGCAGAAGGATGCTCAGGCATTTGAGTACACGGTGTTCACAAATAGCAGGTTAAATTCTGAAGAGCAGTTCGGCAATATCATCATCCGGTCGAATCCCCGTGAGGGTTCTGCCGTTCATCTACACGATGTTGCGCGTGTACAGCTCGGCAAATTCAGTTATGCCAACAATTCCTTTGTCGATGGTAAGCGCGCATCATACCTCCTGGTTTTTCAGGCGCCGGGGAGCAATGCTCTCGATGTTGCGGACGGAATCTACAGGGCGATGGAAATGTTGAAGAAATCCTTTCCCAAAGATGTCGACTATGTCGTACCGTTTGAAGCAGTCTCTGTGGTGAAAGTATCTATCGAAGAAGTTGTTCTGACATTGATCGAGGCGCTTGGACTGGTTGTTCTTGTTGTCTTCCTCTTTCTTCAGAGCTGGCGTGCGACTCTCATTCCGGTGCTGGCGATTCCCGTTTCGCTCATCGGGACGTTTGCTTTTTTTGTTCCACTAGGTTTTACGATCAACACGTTGACCATGTTCGGTTTCGTCCTCGCGATCGGCATTGTTGTAGACGATGCAATTATTGTCGTCGAGGCGACACAGCATTACATTGACCGGGAAAAACTCTCTCCGAAGGAAGCAACCATCAAGGCGATGCAGGATATTTCAGGGCCCGTTGTTGCCATAGCATTGATCCTCGCTGCGGTTTTCATTCCGGTGGGATTCATTCCCGGTATCGTTGGACGCCTCTATCAACAGTTCGCAATCACGATAGCAATTTCTGTTCTCATTTCTGCATTCGTTGCCTTATCGTTAACGCCGGCTCTTTGCACACTTCTTTTGAAGCCATCGCGTGGTAATGTGAAGGCGAAAGGTTTGAATAAATTTTTCCTCCGCTTCAATGAATGGTTCGAGAGAACAACGAATTCTTATACCAACAGCGTTAAAACATGGATCCGGCTGGGTAAGTATGCCCTCATCCTGCTTGCCATTCTCTATGCAGGGACAGCGATACTGTTCAAAACCAAGGCAACCGGTTTTATACCGACGGAAGATGAAGGGCGGTTGTACGTCACATTTGAATTGCCTGAAGCTTCATCGACAACTCGAAGTCTTGAGGTTCTCAATACAATGATGGGCATCCTTCAAGAGACGCCGGGCATCGGACACTTCGCCGCGCTGGGTGGATTGAATGTGGTAACGTTTGCGACAAAATCGAACAGCGGCACCATTTTCGTTCAATTGAAACACTGGGACGACCGGAAGGAGCGATCGCTGCAATTGAGCTCGCTCATCGCAACATTGCAGCAGAAATTTTCCGCCATCAAAAGCGCGAATGTCATCGTCATCTCACCTCCTGCAATTCCCGGGCTCGGACAAACGGGCGGCTTCACATTCGAACTCGAGCAGCACGAAAGCACAGACGACATCAAGCAATTCGAAAAAACCGTGCAGACATTTGTAGCGGCGGCGAACAAACGCCCCGAGCTCAGCCGCGTGTTTTCTTTTTTCAGCGCACACACGCCGGGATACCAGGTGGATGTCGATAGAGAGAAATGCAAGAAGCTGGGACTCTCTATTGCAGATGTCTATTCAACGCTTCAGACGTACCTCGGCAGCCGTTATGTGAACGATTTTACAATCTATGGACGGAATTTCCATGTGGTAGCACAGGCGGACACTTCCTTCCGGACGAATATTCAAAACCTGTCCAAGTATTACGTGAAGAACGCATCGGGAATGATGATTCCGCTCGGCACGCTGATCAGTTATAAAGTTGTTGAAAACGCCCCTCTCATTACACACTACAATTTATTCCGCACTGCAGAGATCAACGGCAGCGCGGGAGAAGGATACAGCAGCGGACAGGCGATTGAAGCATTGCGGGAAGTAGCGGCGGACGTTCTTCCTGCCGGATACGGGTATGAATTTTCCGGACTCAGCCGCGAGGAAATTAATGCGGGCAGCAGTACGACAACGATATTTATTTTGTCTATCGTTTTTGTGTTCCTGTTTCTGACGGCGTTGTATGAAAGCTGGTCCGTTCCTTTTGCGGTTCTCCTCGCTGTTCCTATCGGTGCATTTGGCGCTATTCTGACGCTCACGTTTCTTCCGCATCTGAGCAACAACATCTACGCTCAGATCGGATTGATCACATTGATCGGACTGGCGGCAAAGAACGCCATTCTTATTGTGGAATTCGGCAAGGCGCGGGTGGAGAAAGGGATGAATCTTATCGACGCAACACTTGAAGCAGTGAAGTTGAGACTGCGCCCCATTCTGATGACATCCATGGCATTTATTCTCGGCGTTTCACCGCTCGCCTTTGCAACAGGTGCCGGTGCTCAGGCGAGATCAACAATCGGCTGGACTGTACTTGGAGGAATGCTGGCTGCGACGATGCTGGCAATTTTCATAGTTCCTGTCTTGTTTATTACAATTACACGGATTGCTTACGGCAAGGAAGAATTGGCGAAACTGGAACACCAAACGAAGGAGCACCCGGAGCAACTCTCGCACCGGGAGTAA
- a CDS encoding ABC transporter permease subunit: MKIINTWVEHGTLKQLFAILRQRKDIRWILLWLGGLLGLWWWDAVFLNPLAYELIQSALVNTFVGASTAVALSLFIGWSVGIALYFLENGRVKSLHLSLMFILNLIRSVPQIVGLLIGYILLTLFITYGVLQSQLNQILWMAFVISIFCSLEVIDLVTERIMHYRKSDYFHAMLCCGIKESRIINVEILWKNSLSHLLHKLVSLFGVVVLLQCSIDFIISVGLSTDVSLSNFPVTLGSLLAKLDSKQDILAMGSMLVDPVYASRILFQHLQGVSVAFIIVFTLLCVFQIADGLVRQYDL; the protein is encoded by the coding sequence ATGAAAATAATTAATACTTGGGTAGAACACGGAACCTTGAAGCAGCTGTTTGCGATACTCCGGCAAAGGAAGGATATTCGGTGGATTCTTCTTTGGCTTGGAGGACTGCTGGGATTGTGGTGGTGGGATGCGGTATTTCTCAATCCGCTTGCATACGAATTAATCCAATCGGCTCTTGTCAATACATTTGTCGGCGCTTCGACGGCTGTCGCGCTTTCATTATTCATAGGATGGTCGGTTGGGATTGCCCTGTATTTCTTGGAGAATGGCCGGGTGAAAAGTCTCCATCTTTCATTGATGTTTATTCTCAATCTCATTCGTTCCGTACCTCAAATCGTCGGGCTGCTCATTGGCTATATTCTCCTCACGCTCTTCATCACCTATGGAGTTCTTCAATCTCAGTTAAACCAAATCCTCTGGATGGCATTTGTGATAAGCATTTTTTGCTCGTTAGAAGTTATCGATCTGGTCACTGAGAGAATTATGCATTATCGGAAATCGGATTATTTCCATGCCATGCTGTGCTGCGGAATAAAAGAGAGCAGAATTATCAATGTTGAAATTCTTTGGAAGAACAGTCTTTCGCATCTGCTTCATAAGCTTGTATCGCTGTTTGGCGTCGTCGTTCTCCTGCAATGCAGCATCGATTTCATTATCTCCGTCGGGTTATCAACCGACGTAAGTCTCAGCAACTTCCCCGTAACATTAGGCAGTCTGCTGGCGAAACTTGACAGCAAGCAGGATATTCTTGCAATGGGATCGATGCTCGTAGATCCGGTGTATGCTTCGAGGATTCTCTTCCAGCATCTGCAAGGAGTCAGTGTTGCGTTCATTATCGTATTTACTCTGTTGTGCGTTTTCCAGATTGCAGACGGACTTGTCAGGCAATATGATCTGTGA
- a CDS encoding efflux RND transporter periplasmic adaptor subunit translates to MKYIIIVAATLIISVLLISCSVNKAAEQKGPPLIQISTTEVKTGSATYYDEYPATVVALNQVDLRPEVSGYITDIFVQDGQHVTKGIRLYAIDQQQYQATYDQVRANLNVAKANLAKAQQDADRYRDLAKYDAVARQTLEHAVDDLESSKMQVAAAEASVKSAETNLQYSVIHAPFDGTIGISQVKRGSAVTTGQTILNTISSDDPIAVDCAVDEKQINRFNTLLQSSGNGKDSTFTIVLPDQSLYTFPGRLSFLDRSVDFQTGTIRVRVVFPNSKKILKPGLTCNLRIQSATGSAAMLIPYKAVVEQMGEYFVFAVKENRAIQHRVTLGMNINDMVVVKDGLQPGDQIVTEGMQRLRENTLVAVAPAGTSQVSKTGYSK, encoded by the coding sequence ATGAAATACATTATCATTGTCGCAGCAACCCTCATCATCTCGGTATTGCTCATTTCCTGCAGTGTGAACAAAGCAGCTGAACAAAAGGGGCCGCCGCTTATTCAGATCTCGACCACCGAAGTAAAGACAGGCAGCGCGACGTACTATGACGAATATCCGGCTACGGTTGTCGCTTTGAATCAGGTCGATCTCAGACCGGAAGTATCAGGATATATCACCGACATTTTTGTTCAGGATGGACAGCATGTCACGAAAGGAATTCGACTTTACGCAATCGATCAACAGCAATACCAGGCGACGTATGATCAGGTGCGGGCAAACCTGAATGTTGCCAAAGCGAATCTCGCCAAAGCGCAGCAGGATGCAGATCGATACAGGGATCTTGCGAAGTATGATGCCGTCGCGCGGCAAACGCTTGAACATGCAGTTGACGATCTCGAATCATCCAAAATGCAGGTTGCCGCAGCAGAAGCATCAGTGAAGAGTGCGGAAACAAACTTGCAGTATTCTGTTATTCACGCTCCGTTCGATGGGACGATCGGGATATCGCAAGTGAAGCGGGGATCTGCTGTGACAACAGGCCAGACGATATTGAACACAATATCTTCTGACGATCCGATTGCCGTCGATTGCGCGGTGGATGAAAAACAGATTAACCGTTTCAATACATTGCTCCAGAGCAGCGGCAACGGGAAAGATTCGACCTTCACCATCGTTCTCCCGGATCAGTCACTCTACACATTTCCCGGCCGATTGAGTTTTCTCGATCGATCAGTCGATTTCCAAACAGGAACAATTCGGGTCAGGGTTGTTTTTCCCAACTCAAAGAAAATCCTCAAGCCTGGACTGACGTGCAACCTCCGTATACAATCAGCCACTGGTTCCGCTGCAATGCTCATCCCGTATAAAGCGGTCGTCGAGCAAATGGGTGAATATTTTGTTTTTGCCGTCAAAGAAAACAGGGCAATACAACACAGGGTAACTCTCGGTATGAATATTAACGATATGGTGGTTGTGAAAGACGGATTGCAGCCCGGCGATCAGATTGTGACCGAAGGGATGCAGCGCCTGAGAGAGAACACGCTCGTCGCAGTAGCACCTGCAGGAACATCGCAGGTTTCCAAAACCGGATATAGCAAATAA
- a CDS encoding TolC family protein produces the protein MILVLTCSTLSAQSQQASDSLLERGTLQNCIRYALVHQPLVQESLVDEEIAEHTIQAKLADWFPQLNLNFNVQHNPQLPVAIVGGVPINQGLANSSNIQFTATQALFNKDVLLASTSANDIRTFAKQRTLSTKVDVVVNISKAYYATLVTDQQIELLEEAILRLEQSSRDAYTKYQGGIVDKTDYMRAQIALNNAKADRQQAGEFLKARIASLKEQMGYPGAAKLELDYDSTQMEREVFFDTSLSVNYDNRIEYQLLQTQMHLQKDNLNYYKWGFIPSLSLYGGYTINYQNSFIDPLFNQRYPYSFVGLQLSFPLFEGGKRIQQIKQARLQLDRFDYDVLSLENSINTQYALALANYKSNLNNYKVLTDNLQLAQDVYRTIQLQYKAGTKSYLEFITAETDLRSAQVNQTNALYQLLVSKLDMQKALGTISY, from the coding sequence ATGATTCTCGTGTTGACTTGTTCAACACTGTCGGCTCAATCGCAGCAAGCGTCTGACTCATTGCTAGAACGAGGTACGCTTCAGAACTGTATCCGCTACGCACTGGTGCACCAACCATTGGTGCAAGAATCGCTCGTGGACGAAGAAATTGCCGAACACACGATACAGGCTAAGCTGGCCGACTGGTTTCCCCAGTTGAACCTGAATTTCAATGTGCAGCACAATCCTCAACTTCCCGTGGCGATTGTTGGAGGCGTACCTATTAATCAAGGACTTGCAAACAGCTCCAACATTCAATTCACGGCGACACAGGCGCTGTTTAATAAAGACGTTTTACTCGCAAGTACCAGTGCGAACGATATACGTACATTTGCTAAACAGAGAACTCTAAGTACCAAGGTCGACGTTGTGGTAAATATAAGCAAGGCCTATTACGCGACGTTGGTGACGGACCAGCAGATCGAATTGCTTGAAGAGGCCATTCTGCGGCTTGAGCAGAGTTCCAGGGATGCGTACACAAAATACCAGGGCGGCATCGTCGACAAGACAGATTATATGCGCGCTCAGATCGCATTGAATAATGCCAAGGCTGACAGGCAGCAGGCAGGGGAATTCCTGAAAGCACGTATTGCCAGCCTGAAAGAACAGATGGGATATCCCGGTGCGGCAAAGCTGGAGCTCGATTATGACAGCACACAAATGGAGCGTGAAGTTTTTTTTGACACGAGCCTTTCGGTCAATTATGACAACAGGATTGAATACCAACTCCTGCAGACTCAAATGCACTTGCAGAAAGACAATCTGAATTATTATAAATGGGGTTTCATCCCTTCTCTCAGCCTGTATGGCGGATACACGATCAACTATCAAAACAGTTTCATCGACCCGCTCTTCAATCAGCGCTATCCTTACTCATTCGTTGGCCTCCAGCTTTCGTTTCCCCTGTTTGAGGGAGGAAAAAGAATTCAACAAATCAAACAGGCGAGACTTCAGCTTGATCGCTTCGATTATGACGTTCTTTCACTTGAGAACAGTATCAATACACAATATGCACTGGCGTTGGCAAATTACAAGAGCAATCTAAACAACTATAAAGTGTTGACCGATAATCTTCAACTTGCTCAGGATGTCTACCGAACTATCCAGCTACAATACAAAGCCGGGACAAAATCGTATCTCGAATTCATCACGGCAGAAACCGATCTCCGTTCTGCACAGGTCAATCAGACCAACGCTCTGTATCAACTGCTTGTCAGTAAACTGGATATGCAAAAAGCACTTGGCACAATATCTTATTAA
- a CDS encoding ATP-binding cassette domain-containing protein, with translation MSMPPFNITIAKHGRNLVNVKDFRMEENHIMFLFGESGIGKSLIAKAIYGLLSPEEFDITINGESYDQYCKKSSTKEIQQSSFFVFQEPSSHLNPLSTIGSQLNEGSLRNRLQQSNILQRLWETTDRNIMTKMLGIYPKPYRPSGGEKQRFLLAMAFLKIEMLLETMPEHIKTLFVFDEPSGSLDNHFRDVFLSLLFEKYQKRKFTVLLITHDYSVISVVRNAGLKILNDISYKELMLKHKELTLNDFKPEYYTNWLKRQEESKLSSVPIRVTQPLLRVESGIEVFGRRLVVMRDRTGGSSCPLEINPFTMVYLKAPSGVGKTSFAKSIMGLIRAQHLNIALNGVSFTEETPKRFWQTRVWGKQMAITFQHADEALNQQSTVRGTLSGLPANKSTAEDVDHMMRELFEGDINDRFLNTKVQYLSGGQKQKLNLLRSLVLDTDILILDEPLNGVDFENIMRVLSMLKQKQKSGKGILLISHNEEIFDAIVPEEYVYYLQAFQLASQQ, from the coding sequence ATGAGCATGCCTCCCTTCAATATTACTATCGCAAAACATGGCCGGAATCTGGTGAACGTGAAAGACTTCCGGATGGAAGAAAACCATATTATGTTTTTGTTTGGCGAATCAGGTATTGGGAAATCCCTCATTGCAAAGGCAATCTACGGCCTACTCAGCCCGGAAGAATTTGATATCACAATAAACGGCGAATCGTACGATCAATATTGTAAAAAAAGCAGTACAAAAGAGATTCAACAAAGCAGTTTCTTTGTGTTTCAAGAACCTTCTTCGCATTTGAATCCATTGTCGACGATTGGTTCGCAATTAAATGAGGGAAGTCTGAGAAACAGACTTCAACAGAGCAACATTCTGCAACGGTTGTGGGAAACGACAGACCGGAACATCATGACGAAGATGCTTGGAATCTATCCGAAACCGTACCGGCCGAGCGGGGGAGAGAAGCAGCGGTTTTTACTGGCTATGGCTTTTCTCAAGATAGAAATGCTGCTAGAAACAATGCCGGAGCACATAAAAACTCTTTTCGTTTTTGATGAACCGAGTGGAAGCTTGGATAATCATTTTCGTGATGTATTTCTATCGCTCCTTTTTGAGAAATATCAAAAAAGAAAATTCACCGTTTTGCTCATAACGCATGATTATTCTGTGATCAGCGTTGTCAGAAACGCGGGCTTGAAGATTCTCAACGATATTTCATATAAGGAATTAATGCTTAAGCATAAAGAACTCACACTGAACGATTTCAAACCGGAATATTATACCAATTGGCTGAAACGTCAGGAAGAGAGTAAATTATCAAGCGTGCCAATCCGGGTTACGCAGCCATTGCTGCGAGTGGAAAGCGGCATCGAAGTTTTCGGACGCAGGCTTGTTGTAATGAGAGACCGAACCGGCGGCAGCAGTTGTCCTCTTGAAATCAATCCTTTCACCATGGTATATCTCAAAGCGCCGAGCGGTGTCGGCAAGACGAGCTTTGCAAAATCGATTATGGGACTCATCAGAGCGCAGCATCTCAACATCGCTCTCAACGGCGTATCGTTTACGGAAGAAACGCCAAAACGATTCTGGCAAACCCGGGTTTGGGGAAAGCAGATGGCGATTACCTTTCAGCATGCAGATGAAGCATTGAATCAGCAATCAACGGTGAGAGGGACGTTGTCCGGGCTTCCCGCAAATAAATCAACAGCAGAAGATGTGGATCACATGATGAGGGAATTGTTTGAGGGCGATATCAATGACAGATTTCTCAATACGAAAGTTCAATATCTGAGTGGAGGACAAAAACAGAAATTGAATCTCCTTCGAAGCCTTGTCCTTGATACAGATATTCTTATACTCGACGAGCCATTGAATGGAGTAGATTTTGAAAATATCATGAGAGTGTTATCGATGCTGAAGCAAAAACAAAAATCGGGAAAGGGAATATTATTGATCTCGCATAATGAAGAGATCTTTGATGCAATCGTTCCGGAAGAGTACGTCTACTATCTGCAAGCTTTTCAACTCGCCTCACAACAATAA